Proteins encoded together in one Pseudomonadota bacterium window:
- a CDS encoding flavodoxin family protein, with amino-acid sequence MNVVAFHGSPRVGGNTDLLLGETLKPIYDGGHDVVLFRLNLMNIKPCQNCGGCEETGICVNHDDMEKIYGAIRGADRVIIASPVFFLGLSAQTKIMIDRCQAFWCEKYLLKREISGGQYGRKGLLLIAGGMKKEIGISCSEATAKAFFRSISAPEHETLGFLGIEHKGAILDHPTALSDAYTAGVKLVGL; translated from the coding sequence AGGGTGGGGGGGAATACGGACCTCCTCCTCGGAGAAACACTCAAGCCTATCTATGATGGTGGGCATGATGTTGTTCTGTTCAGGCTTAACCTCATGAACATAAAACCCTGTCAGAATTGCGGTGGTTGTGAAGAAACGGGGATATGCGTAAACCATGACGATATGGAAAAAATTTACGGTGCAATCAGGGGGGCGGACAGGGTTATTATCGCCTCACCCGTTTTTTTCCTGGGTTTGTCTGCTCAAACGAAAATCATGATTGACAGGTGCCAGGCCTTCTGGTGCGAAAAATACCTTTTAAAGAGGGAAATTTCCGGAGGGCAGTATGGCAGGAAGGGGCTTTTACTTATCGCCGGAGGGATGAAAAAAGAGATTGGTATCAGCTGTAGCGAAGCAACGGCAAAGGCCTTTTTCAGGTCAATCAGCGCTCCTGAGCATGAGACCCTGGGTTTTCTTGGTATAGAACACAAGGGAGCTATCCTCGATCACCCCACGGCGTTATCGGACGCATATACTGCCGGTGTGAAACTTGTTGGGCTGTAA
- a CDS encoding branched-chain amino acid aminotransferase has protein sequence MRIEKALESKRHEVDFDNLNFGEKFSDHMVSFEYRDDKWQTPEIIPFGNISVSPSMCSLHYGQMIFEGLKAFFAGDRINIFRPEKYHERHNRSCKRLCIPPMEQELFIRVIKALVTLDSEWVPRGKGTALYIRPFIFATENFLGVKVSDTYRFMVITSPVGAYYREGLNPVRLITSGAYTRAARGGLGEAKTPANYAASLFPAEEAKHKGYTQVLWLDGIEDRFVEEVGTMNICFVIDGTLITPSLDGTILPGITRDSVIMLAKDWGIRVEERPISIDEVIAASKNGTLQEVFGTGTAAVISPVGEIRHHEETIIVNDMKIGEFSQRFYDEITGIQYGELKDRYGWILSIPL, from the coding sequence ATGAGAATTGAGAAGGCATTGGAAAGTAAAAGACATGAAGTTGATTTTGATAATCTTAATTTTGGCGAGAAGTTTTCAGACCACATGGTAAGTTTTGAATACAGGGATGATAAGTGGCAGACCCCGGAGATTATTCCTTTTGGCAACATAAGCGTATCACCATCGATGTGTTCCTTACATTACGGACAGATGATTTTTGAAGGGCTCAAGGCCTTTTTTGCCGGTGACAGGATAAATATTTTCCGTCCTGAAAAGTATCATGAACGTCACAACAGGTCCTGTAAGAGACTCTGCATTCCCCCCATGGAGCAGGAGTTATTTATCAGGGTCATAAAGGCGCTTGTTACCCTTGACAGCGAGTGGGTTCCAAGAGGGAAGGGGACTGCGCTCTATATTCGCCCCTTTATCTTTGCTACGGAAAATTTTTTAGGGGTCAAGGTTTCTGACACATATCGGTTCATGGTTATTACTTCCCCTGTGGGTGCGTATTACAGAGAGGGTTTGAACCCTGTGAGGCTCATTACATCTGGAGCCTATACGAGGGCAGCAAGGGGTGGTCTCGGTGAAGCAAAGACACCGGCAAACTATGCTGCGAGTCTTTTTCCGGCAGAGGAGGCCAAACATAAAGGATACACACAGGTGCTCTGGCTTGATGGCATCGAAGATAGATTTGTCGAAGAAGTGGGAACAATGAACATTTGCTTTGTCATTGACGGTACGTTAATAACCCCCTCTCTGGATGGGACGATTCTTCCCGGTATAACGAGAGATTCCGTGATTATGCTTGCTAAGGATTGGGGAATAAGAGTTGAGGAACGGCCCATTTCCATTGACGAAGTTATTGCGGCATCAAAAAATGGAACACTGCAGGAGGTGTTTGGTACAGGAACTGCTGCAGTTATCTCACCGGTTGGAGAAATCAGGCATCATGAAGAGACCATTATAGTAAACGATATGAAAATAGGGGAATTCTCCCAGAGGTTCTATGACGAGATAACGGGTATTCAGTATGGTGAACTGAAAGACCGTTACGGCTGGATACTCTCGATACCTCTGTGA